The Brassica napus cultivar Da-Ae chromosome C1, Da-Ae, whole genome shotgun sequence DNA segment tcaatggtatgcattacaattgtataataaatgaaatacggcaaaaaaaattgatgttttgaaaccccaaacactagttcctcggtatttcctcggaatattccgaggaaattccgagaaacaaaataaattaatagaaatacatgcacaggatattttttttcctcgaattaatgaaaatattccgaggaaattccgacggatatttaagtggccgtcgaaatttcctcggaatatttccatttaaccgggcaaacaagccgccaaatatttcgcaaaaattgaaattgaaaatactgagggaattccgacggaaaatatctctctctccttccggcgttctccaccttctctcgcgacgatctctctggcgaatcctttccattcccttacaaatcatgtaaggaccctatcccactctcttaggtcctatttgttaggtttttaagtagatttgatgattttagaagttttttgatagatttttgttagggtgattgggtaggattgtgatttgttgtgtaataggtttagaattgtgatttggttgtgttgaattgatttagaactttttttttataaattgtttagtatttttgtatttacaaaacgttttttctatataaattcgaatttacaaaacgttttttgtatataaatttgatttttggatttataaaagatgatttcatatttataaaaatatttatatttattaaaactaattttgtatttataaaacatttttttgatttataaacactattttttttttatttttgtatttataaaaactatttttaaatatacaaaacgttctttgtatataaattcgatttttcgatttataaaagatgatttcatattttaaaattaattttgtatttataaaatttttttttttgatttataaacactattttattattttttgtatttataaaaactattttgtatttataaaaagatgatttcatatttataaaaatatttatatttattaaaactaattttgtatttataaaacattttttttatttataaaaactattttattattttttgtattttaaatatgttttctatttcaattttaaacactatttataaacactattttattattttttgtatttataaaaactattttgtatttataaaaagatgatttcatatttataaaaatatttatatttattaaaactaattttgtatttataaaacattttttttatttataaaaactattttattatttttttattttaaatatgttttctatttcaattttaattttatattttcgaatttcaattaaaaaaaataaatttataaattttttttttaattttggaaatattccgaggaagtttatccctcggaatattccgacgatatcttcctcggaatattccgaggaatttccgacgaacttgtggtcctcggaatttcttcggaaatttccgagggatttccgaggaaagatgaatttccgaagAGTTATTTCCGatgacttttttcgtcggtatgtcgtcggaatagcgttattctgacgacataccgacgattttttccctcagtatgccgctgttttcttgtagtgcactGACACACACAATAACACTAGCGAAATTAGAAtgtgagataaaaaaaatcgaaaatatGTTTTGGATTCAGTCTTAGATCTACCACTTACTAGAAcaaccaaaataagttttataagtcaaaattttatatcaacGAAAATTGATCGAGACAAGTGATCTATATTTTCTATTGCACTTATAGTCGTTGTAGATACTCAAAATGCCTTACGTAGTACAACATTCTGTCttttacatacatatataaaattatattatatatgcatgCGGCTACGTTCTTTCGCTCAACTATGTATATCTTCTAGCTATACGAACTTTTTCTTTATCTCCACTcgtaaaatgatatttttggtaTATAGGTGTTACGGAGGAACAGTTCAAAGAGAGCTGGACAAGGCCGGAAGCTGCCGGAATGGGCGAAGGGACTAGCCTTGTGGTCGCCACGTCGAGAATGTAAGACAGACGTTCATTGCGGCTGTGCCGGCGTGCCGCCAAAGCTGTTCGACATCTTCGCAGCAAAACTTGGAAACAACACTATTGGGCAACcgagtaaaagaaaaaaagagaaaaaagagagacaaataataaatgttgttataaaccaaatgatgatcgaccatggacCAGCCCGTACTGCAGGTCTAATCcgggacatgataaagacaaccagagactatgtgtttatctagtatatattccatgtatatTCGTAACATAGTGTTAatccttatccttatcttgttaggataaacatgaccttatgacggtctaataccttgtatatatatggaccttctggtcgacagtaatgataacagaagtatttcctcaacacttcatttacaacacgttatcagcacgacgttgctctcataaaccctaaccctaaaaaccagaaataaatccgagcagtaaaaaccctaattcccgaCAAACTTCAAACAGCTCTATCCCTCAACTCCGGTGGATCCAGACGACGAGCCAGATACCAAAttaaagctcttgacgagacgaagcCAACGCCGCTAACCCCGCATCAATCGGAGTTCGGACGCGCCCCCACGCTCAGCTACAATACAGGCGGAAAATTTGTTCCAGAAACCAAAATCTCTCTCAACCATATACCAGTCTCCTATTCCAACAAGcagcaacaaaaacaataattccGAGCAATCCATCAGCTAACCAGGAAGATCTCTAACTGATAGACAGATCAACCCATCAAAAGTTTTCAGGTATCATCGAAAACTcatctaaaacccataaagtattTAATACCCCCATCCGCAGCCATGTAGCTATATTTAGCAACATGTCtctgcaaataaaataaaaccagaaaccataaactctttaaaatctcgaacctgaacttgttttgaacctgttcttaatctgaaactgattttaaaattgtttaaaacttttcCTGATGATAGTTTCACATTAGAACTGTTTAGGATTGAaagttaaacaattttttaaaaaaatctgactGCTATATGTTGAAAGAAACCGACTGTTACTTGCTTAAACTTATCATTATTGTCCTGTTTAATGTTCTTATCTGATCTGAATCAACTAGAACTGTTAAGGACTGCATGTTACataattgtttttgaaaatctGATCATGGTTTCATAAATTAATCCGAGGTTTTACCTCCTGTTCTTGTCTGAGAAATTTGTTTTCCTGATGATTGATAACGACTAGAACTTGATTaggattgaaaaaaatattttttttaatatttaaaatcgaaatatcagagatatatctgagaaaatatatttatttttaaatcgaaaagtatataataaattgcttGAGTAAATCAAATCTtcctgatttattttttttaagtcacaataatttctgatttgattatttttcgaaaaaaataataataaatatatggtatatttttcgaaaaccctaacctgATTTCATGATTGAATTGGTTTGCTTGATTGCATATTGTTTGCATACTAATATTGCATACTGAACATGAAATCTCGACTGTTAGGGATATAGATCATTCATAGTTTTCAAGCAATCTGATCTGAActgaaaaaaatcattatactaaATGATCCGATCCAATGGgatgaagaaaatatggaacATTTTCCTAATCATCTAAGATAGAatccctaaaggccttgaaaccttgtgtttgaaataagaggaccttaaatctgaaaaatacattGATCCACACCTTAAACCgtatggttttaagaaaatgcatcatttagaaaaaaaatttcatttggTCCGTGTGTGGCATTGATATGAAGCAtgaatttttctaaaaagaTTACTTAATTAAGACCTGTTTTGaataatgatttcagatgtcgagttTCATACCCTCAGATTACAAAGCCCttgatctctctggagataattatcttgATTGGGCTATAAACACTTCAGCCGTcttgaagtctagaggacttgGGAAGTGCATCAAGTATGGCAATGACACCCTTGCGTGTGAAAGACACAGAGCCATAATGATTATGCGACACCATCTCTGTGAGGACCTAAGAGACGAGTTTGGATATGTTAATGATCCTCATAATCTCTGGTCATTTTTGAATTCTAGATTCTGTGAGCCATTGTTGCacgaatccaagaaaaaatggGAAGCTCTAAGGTTCCAGGATTATGAATCCGTGGACAATTATCACTCTGATCTTATGAGAATCACCTATAGTCTTAGACTATGTGGTGAATTGGTAACAAACGAGGATTTGTTAAACAAAACTCGTGACACATTCCATTCAGAGGAAGTGTTGTTATCACATCAGGCCaaaggtttcaccacctatTATGACGTGTTctcatatttattagacattgagCAAAAGAAGCAGAAAATGATGGATAACATCACACGGTTTAATGACATCATAGAGATATATTATGAAGTACTAGACAGTGAGATGAAAATCCCTGAAGCTAATAAAGCCACATTTGATAAGAAGAGATCTGAGGAGGATTCCGAGTGGACACTCATGGACCATGAGGTCGGattatacattgaataattttccgacattctgattttatgttttcatatctgatttgatttatttgttattcatttatgttattgaaataataaaaacgattttgtttttatatattatcttgattggtcttgcttgatgattcttgattaaataacaaataaaaccttaataaaaggataatcagtccactgatagttgatttcatgcatagtttaactttaccttgattgtataggtttaactttaccttgattgtataggtttaactttacattcctgcaatcacataaaatcaattgttgggtgtagactaatgagtcagttcactgatagattgatttctcgcatagatttaacttcatcttgattgtataagttcaactttaccttcctacaatcacttgaaatcaattaattggtactgacaatggcaaaagacacgacattattcagacccattgagttataaagatttataacatTCTACATTGAACCAGTGAGCAAAGAAAATACGATTCctttcagatttttgaaaaatcgcctaaaagcattatgaatgcctatacccatattttctactgatttattctatgctaaggatcagtatgaaagaggcataaagccatggtaaccagtatggttcaccacaaaataaacacttatggcatgaccagattagccatcttgatccaaaacatgatgaaaaattaattaaggcacaaaagtgatcccataaaatctcacaatgtgttataagtacacaaaagggaaaatcactaaaataattaaggctccactgtcctaagcactacgaaattatgagtatgttcatgagggggagagaggactaaaacccacagtccatgatcatatcataaattcgaattccatggtttacaaccataatatacacggctggaaagctttaaaaccctcactaatggtacatcacccacgtccagcctaaagcttaaggacattatgtatataaatattgatttacatcaggccatacatgtaagcatagacattcccacctctgaatgattaagggtcataaaccagacatatacacaaaccatcttaagaaaatacgaatattccaccacatatatgtgtgccatttaagatggaacctcagatgaggattgagaatatatattagataaataagacttcctccacgaaactataatgtatcttgtgccaaacatggatgatttaatcaagtggccaagaacacagattacaaaagatagtaatctgattatccaactttgaaaggagaaagttatcaggctgataaagagtaaagagtaaaagagaaatataatggtatcaaccatagttgtcttggcaagatcctcagaccaaagattatgatctagacgttctaaaagaatatgatcaaaagatataaaagctagcagaaatatatgccagacacactgacccgaaaagaaaaaatgactatgtcataccagcttaagcaccacgaattagatgtctaagagacacaatcaagttgctacaatgtctattagagatagacaaataagttccaaataataaggaacctcggaaagtaatgaaaggtgctcagaatcgtacaaatccgagttcataagagaaaccagttcagacagagaaataaggttgcgcaaccacacatctaaggtaccagaccatgtagtttgggacgccaaactgcaaggtataaaggtcttggataataagatctcaaaatctaattagatcatgtctggaacagtatgaaactaaagataa contains these protein-coding regions:
- the LOC125579993 gene encoding uncharacterized protein LOC125579993, which gives rise to MSSFIPSDYKALDLSGDNYLDWAINTSAVLKSRGLGKCIKYGNDTLACERHRAIMIMRHHLCEDLRDEFGYVNDPHNLWSFLNSRFCEPLLHESKKKWEALRFQDYESVDNYHSDLMRITYSLRLCGELVTNEDLLNKTRDTFHSEEVLLSHQAKGFTTYYDVFSYLLDIEQKKQKMMDNITRFNDIIEIYYEVLDSEMKIPEANKATFDKKRSEEDSEWTLMDHEVGLYIE